A genomic segment from Garra rufa chromosome 5, GarRuf1.0, whole genome shotgun sequence encodes:
- the LOC141334946 gene encoding NLR family CARD domain-containing protein 3-like produces the protein MKREEECTGSKMSCCEERQEEDAVQIQTASSPVSSCVSMKSDGSMIKPPVFSDGAVTSKSVHLTQTASPVSSCVSMKSDGSMIKPPVFSDGASVSNLSFTAAADGLCFACCERKLRTVKSCQTCAAFYSETHIRQHYAEPALHTQVEETGHLEQDSHQLVDDVVQRVKEKHKTSMKGKYESLYEGTKLQENQTLLNSIYTQLYIIEGEREGVNEEHEVLQMEKTPRAQHLQDTPINCNDIFDPLPEPVHEKKETMRKDQIKIVLTKGIAGIGKTVSVQKFILDWAEGKSNQDVDFMFVLTFRELNLIKDCQYSLHTLLLDFQPGLQGLHPEAYDQCKVVFIFDGLDESKIKLEFSDSEKVSDVTEISSLGVLMSNLIRGDLLPPALIWITTRPAAASQIPPKYINRLTEIQGFNDAQKEEYFKKRIRDQHQASRIISHLKAARSLHIMCYIPVFCWISATVLQNIMKQDHCAEIPKTLTEMYIHFLIIQTNIKNQKYGERDERDPQKLLQSNKGVIVKLAKLAFKQLMRGNIMFYEEDLRECGIDVSEASVCSGICTEIFKEEYVVYRRKVYCFIHLSFQEFLAAFYAFYSYVNNTSDDLKVFDLLHNLHKGVLDKALRNENGRMDLFVRFLLGISLESNQRLLQGLLTHTEGSSESIKETIKYIKDRIKEWKNTLSAERSINLFLCLLEMNDQTLQREILEFLKSDKHSEKELSAAHCSAIAYILQVSEEALDELDLKKYNTSEEGRRRLIPAVRNCRKAVLADCKITDQSCEVVASALQLSDSPLRELDLSNNDLQDSGVKLLSAGLKSPHCRLQILRLSGCMVTQEGCSYLASALSSNPSHLRELDLSYNHPGDSGKKLLSESLKHTTCKLEKLNLDHGEDFRITPGLHKYTCNLTLDINTANNHLSLSEGNRKVTRVEEELRYPDHPERFDCFEQVLCKEILSERYYWEAEWSVRGAGLSVTYKGIQRTGSDCRFGLNEMSWSLICFDNKYSAWHSNKRTNLPAPSPPSNRVGVYLDWPAGKLSFYSVSDTQTLIHLHTYHATFSQPLYAGFRLYPDTSVSLC, from the exons ATGAAGAGAGAAGAGGAGTGCACTGGCTCTAAAATGAGCTGCTGTGAGGAGAGACAGGAGGAGGATGCTGTTCAGATTCAGACAGCATCATCTCCAGTCTCTAGCTGTGTTTCTATGAAGAGTGATGGCTCCATGATCAAACCTCCCGTCTTTAGTGATGGAGCAGTAACGTCAAAGTCAGT ACACCTCACTCAGACAGCATCTCCAGTCTCTAGCTGTGTTTCTATGAAGAGTGACGGCTCCATGATCAAACCTCCTGTCTTTAGTGATGGAGCGAGTGTCTCTAATTTGAG CTTCACTGCAGCTGCTGATGGGCTCTGTTTTGCCTGCTGTGAGAGGAAGCTCAGAACTGTGAAGTCCTGTCAGACCTGCGCTGCATTCTACTCCGAGACCCACATCAGGCAGCATTACGCAGAACCAGCCCTGCACACACAGGTGGAGGAGACTGGACATCTGGAACAGGATTCGCACCAACTGGTGGATGATGTCGTGCAGAGAGTCAaagagaaacacaaaaccagcatGAAAGGGAAGTATGAGAGCTTATATGAAGGAACCAAACTACAAGAGAATCAAACCCTCCTGAACAGCATCTACACACAGCTCTACATCATCGAGGGAGAACGAGAAGGAGTGAATGAAGAACATGAGGTTTTACAGATGGAGAAAACACCCAGAGCACAACACTTACAAGACACTCCAATCAATTGCAATGACATTTTTGATCCCTTACCTGAACCAGTCCATGAGAAGAAGGAAACAATGAGAAAAGACCAAATCAAGATTGTTCTTACTAAAGGCATCGCTGGAATCGGAAAAaccgtctctgtgcagaagttcattctggactgggcTGAGGGCAAATCCAATCAGGATGTAGACTTCATGTTTGTGCTCACATTTCGAGAGCTGAACTTGATTAAAGATTGTCAATACAGTCTTCACACACTTCTGCTGGACTTTCAGCCTGGACTTCAAGGTCTGCACCCAGAGGCGTATGATCAATGTAAAGTTGTGTTCAtttttgatggtctggatgaaagcAAAATTAAACTTGAGTTTTCAGACAGTGAGAAAGTTTCTGACGTGACTGAGATTTCGTCATTGGGTGTGTTGATGTCAAACCTCATCAGAGGGGATCTGCTTCCacctgctctcatctggatcaccaccagaccagcagcagctaGTCAGATCCCCCCCAAATACATCAACCGTCTGACGGAAATTCAGGGATTCAATGACGCTCAGAAGGAGGAGTATTTCAAGAAGAGAATCCGTGACCAGCATCAAGCCAGCAGAATCATCTCGCACCTTAAGGCAGCAAGAAGCCTCCACATCATGTGCTACATACCAGTCTTCTGTTGGATCTCAGCCACTGTGCTTCAAAACATTATGAAACAAGATCACTGTGCAGAAATCCCCAAAACTCTGACTGAAATGTACATACACTTCTTGATCATTCAGACAAATATAAAAAATCAGAAGTATGGTGAGAGAGACGAGAGAGACCCTCAGAAACTCTTGCAGTCAAACAAGGGAGTGATTGTGAAACTTGCTAAACTGGCTTTCAAACAACTGATGCGTGGAAACATCATgttctatgaggaggacctgaGAGAGTGCGGCATAGACGTCTCTGAGGCCTCAGTGTGTTCTGGGATTTGCACTGAGATCTTTAAGGAAGAATATGTGGTTTATCGGAGGAAAGTCTACTGCTTCATACATCTCAGCTTTCAGGAGTTTCTTGCAGCCTTTTATGCCTTTTACTCATATGTAAATAACACCTCTGATGACTTGAAAGTTTTTGATTTACTTCATAATTTGCATAAAGGAGTACTGGATAAAGCTCTAAGGAATGAGAACGGACGCATGGATCTTTTCGTCCGGTTCCTTCTGGGCATCTCACTGGAGTCCAATCAGAGACTATTACAGGGGCTACTGACACATACAGAGGGCAGCTCGGAGAGCATCAAGGAAACCATAAAGTACATTAAGGACAGAATCAAAGAATGGAAAAACACTCTTTCTGCTGaaagatccatcaatctgttcctctgtctgcttgaaatgaatgatcagaCATTgcagagagagattctggagttTCTGAAATCAGACAAACACTCAGAAAAAGAACTCTCTGCTGCACACTGCTCAGCCATAGCCTACATACTTCAGGTATCAGAGGAGGCGCTGGATGAGCTGGACCTTAAGAAATACAACACATCAGAGGAAGGTAGAAGGAGACTGATACCAGCTGTGAGAAACTGCAGAAAAGCTGT TCTTGCCGACTGCAAAATCACCGATCAGTCCTGTGAAGTTGTGGCCTCAGCTCTACAACTGTCGGACTCACCCCtaagagagctggatctgagtaacaatgacctgcaggattcaggagtaAAGCTGCTCTCTGCTGGATTGAAGAGTCCTCATTGTCGACTGCAGATACTGAG attatctggctgtatggtgacacAGGAAGGCTGTTCTTATCTGGCTTCAGCTCtaagttcaaacccctcacacctaagagagctggatctgagctacaatcacccaggagaTTCAGGAAAGAAGTTGCTCTCTGAGAGCCTGAAACATACAACTTGCAAATTGGAGAAACTCAA TTTGGACCATGGAGAAGATTTTAGAATCACACCAGGGCTCCACAAAT ATACCTGTAATCTCACACTGGACATAAACACAGCAAACAATCACCTCTCTCTGTCTGAGGGGAACAGAAAAGTGACTCGAGTGGAGGAGGAGCTGCGTTATCCTGACCATCCAGAGAGATTTGACTGCTTTGAACAAGTTTTGTGCAAAGAGATTCTATCTGAACGCTATTACTGGGAGGCTGAATGGAGTGTGAGGGGAGCTGGATTGTCAGTGACGTATAAGGGAATCCAAAGAACAGGAAGTGACTGTAGATTTGGGCTCAATGAAATGTCCTGGAGTCTCATCTGCTTTGATAACAAATACTCCGCCTGGCACAGCAATAAGAGAACCAACTTACCTGCCCCTTCTCCCCCTTCTAATAGAGTAGGAGTGTATCTGGACTGGCCGGCCGGAAAGCTGTCCTTCTACAGTGTCTCTGACACACAGACACTTATTCACCTACACACATACCACGCCACATTTAGCCAGCCACTCTATGCTGGATTTAGGCTTTATCCAGATACTTCAGTTTCACTCTGTTAG